The region CCGCAGAAAACGAAGGCCAAGGTGGTGGGGCTATGGGTGCCGGGATGGGCATGGGTATGGGGATGAATATGGGCCAAATGATGGGTAATATGATGAACCAAGGTGGAGGACAAGGTGGTGGGACAGCACCTGCCGGCAATGATCCTGCCGCTCGGATTGCCAAACTCAAAGGTTTACTCGACCAAGGCCTCATCAACGCCGAAGAATTTGAAGCAAAGAAAAAAGAAATCCTCTCTTCTTTGTAATTCGAATCTCCTAAACCAAACTTTCGCAAACCAAAAAAAAACACTCCATCTTGAGAAAGTATCTAACTTTCTTTAGGTGGAGATTGGAACAAAATAATCAGAAAATAAGAAAATTAGTCAGAAACTGGTTTACTGTATTAAAATAACCAATTTTCAATTTGACAAATTGCACGAAACTCGTGTAAAATAATAAACATGAAAAGTATTACTTTTAGAGCTGATGAAAGGGCAATTGAAAAAGCTCGTCTAAAAGCAAGTAAACAAAAAAGGTCACTCAATGACATTTTTAATGAATGGCTCCGCGCTTATTCTGAATCTGAGCCAAAAGATTTCGATCTAGATGCATATTTGAAAAAATTTGAATATGTAAAGATAAACCGAAAAATAACACGTGAAGAAGCAAATGAAAGGTAAAATCTTCATCGATACGAATATATTTATTTACTTCTTTTCACAAAAGGATTTTGAAAAAAAGGAAATCTCTTCAAATATCATAAAGGCTTCTTTTAAATCTGATAGATTTTCTATAAGTTACCAAGTCATCCAAGAATTTAGCAATGTTATGCTTACAAAAGGACAACCACCAATGAAGGGTCAGGATATTTCAAGTTTCATAGAAAAAATCTTAGATCCGATTTGTTCTTTTTTCCCAACAATTGAGTTTTACAAAAATGCTCTGAAATTAAGAGAGAAGAATAAATTATCTTATTATGATTCTTTGATTGTTTTGGCCGCTTTAGAACTCAATTGTGATTATTTATTGTCTGAAGACTTTAATGATGGAACAAAAATTAACAAATTGAAAATCATCAATCCATTCAATAAGGTGAACTCAAAATTACTAAACTCTATTCTATAATTCCCAACTATCTATGCTTAAGAAAACAATTGTTTGATTTCTGCTAAATTGGCTTCGGCTTCCTGTTCACCCTTATCAATGATTTCTTGGTAACGGGCAAAATCAAATAACTGAAACTCTTCTAAATGGAAGTGCACAAACAGGTCCAGTTTGGGGCGTTTCAGCCTTGTGATCTCTCTACCTTCCAAGGTGATGGTTCTTGTCATAATCTGTAAAATAGGTGGGTATTTTAAAGTATCCCAAATATAACGAAAAAATCCCTTTTCTGTTGTATTACGATCTTCAAAAAGTTTTACAGGAACAATTTCTTGCATAGGAGATACGTTGATACCCATCACCACATCTGCACCTTTGGAACGAATGAGATTTTCTGGAACGTTATTGATCATTCCACCATCAACTAACAACTTTTCGCCGAGTCGATAGGGAGGAAAGGCACCAGGCAAACTCATAGCACTGGTGAGTGCTTCCGTGATGGGGCCTTGGTCAAAAATATGTTCTTTCCCCGTTTGTAAATCCACTGCGGATGTGGCAAAGGGAAGAGGAAGTTCCTCTATTCTTTGGTCACCAAAAGCTTTCTTTAACATTCGTTTCATTCGTTTCCCTTTAAAAAAGGCAACGACGGGAAGAGTAGGATCAAAGGCACTTTCCAATCCACCAAAGAAATTTTTTATCATTTCTTCAATTTCTTCTGGAGAATTTTTTCTGGCATATAGAGCAGCAATCACAGCTCCCATAGAAGCACCAGATACAAAATCAAAATGAATTCCTTCTCTATGCAAAACCTTTAACAATCCAACGTGAGCGAGTGCTCTGGCACCACCACCACCTAACGCTAAACCTCGAGTTTTGGAGACCAAATACCTTGCCAATGTATCTTTTTGATAAAAGTTTTTGAGAGATTGGTCTTGTGGAAGATAACTTTTGCGTACTCCACTTTCCATCATACGGATGGCGCGACCTTCAAAGTTACGAATTCGACTTTTCCAAAAATGAATGATTTCTTCTTTTTCTTTATAAAACTTTTCGGGTTCGTCTTCCCAAAAAACAATAAAGTCGGATTGAACCACCAAATAATGTAAATCCATTCTGGATGTGGATTCATCGAAATAAATATGAAGTAAGGGAGTTTTGTTTCTAAGATTGGTGAGATACTCTGAAATCTGAGTGGGATCCATTCCTTTAAAAGTGGAAATGGGAATGGCAGAAGATAATTTTTTGGTGACTTCACCATATTCATCAATGAACGATTTTACTTTTTCACCAAAATGGTATTCTGGTTCCAAAGGTACATGGACACATAACCTGCGTAATCCGACAAAACTATCTTTGTGACTGGATCTGTTTAAGTTTTCTCGCATCCGAGATCCCATCATTTGGATGATGTTTTGTGCAAAAACTTTCTCTTGAGATGCTAATTGTAAAAACAATTTTCCATTCAAAACATAAACGAGGGAATCAATGACTGCGATGGCAGAAGTGGAATGGTTGGAACTGGAGATAAGTGAATTTTCGGCTAACACTTGACCAGAACCCACATAGACGTGGCTTTGGCCGGCGACATTTTCGAGAAGTATTTCACCGTATCTTACAATGTAAATGGATTCCGAAGACTCTCCTTTGTAATAGAGAGCTTCGTGGCTTCGAACTAATTTTTCTTGAACGTTATTTGCAAGTCGTAACAAAACGGAAGGGGAAAGTTTTTTGAACAAATCCACAGACTTTAAAAATTTTTGAATGGCCTGTCTTTCTTGTTCTGTTCGTTTCATTTTCCCCTCGTTCTATTAAATTCGTATGTTCACCCACTCCTTCTTACGAAATTTTCTGACAAAAAGCACTGCCATGAGTAAAATCCAAATAAAAAACGCAGACCAGATTCCAAAATTTCCCCATGCTAGGACTATCCCGAGTAAATAGGCCAAAGGCAACATGATGAGAAAGGATACGATGAGATAAACAAACATCACATAGTACATCATCCCCGCACTACGAAGTGCAGAACCAATCACCATATGATAGGCATCTCCCACTTGGATGAGAGCCACAATACAAAGTGCAGGATAGGCAACCTTTGCTACGGCAGGAACATCGGTAAAAAGTCCAATGAGCCAAGGGCCACCGATGATAAAAAAGAGTCCCATACTTCCCATCACAATCGCAGAGAACGTTGCCGAACGCATGGTTCCTTCGTAAGCCAATCGAATTTTTCCCTGACCCATGGATTGGCCGAGAATGGTAGTGGCTGCAATCCCAAAAGAGAATCCAGGCATAAACGACAAACTAAGGCATGTTAATACAACACTTGCAGAAGCTAAAGTGGTTGTGCTAATCATTCCTGCAATTTTATAAAATCCAGAGAAAGCAAAGTTTACAAGTGTTCCTTCGACAGCAGGTGCGAACCCAACCGTACAAAGTTCTTTGATCGTAACAAAACTTGGTGCAAAGATTTTGTACTGAAAGAATTTGATGACGTCTTTGCGGAAAAAATAAAACACCACAACCAGTAGAGATGGGATTGAAGACAAACTAGATGCAATCGCTGCACCCTTCACTCCCCAAGCAGGGAATCCCCAGTTTCCAAAAATGAGTAACCAATTGAAAAAGATATTGGTACCTGCGGCTAACATGGAAGAAATCATACCCACTTGTACAATTCCAATTCCGTCAAAAAAACCACGTAAAGCGAATCCCACAAAAAAGAGAACGGTTCCGATAAATCGGTAGGATAAATAAACTCCTGCCACTTCGATCACTTGTGGATCATCACCAATCCAACCCATAAGCTGCGGAGCGTAAATAAATCCAAAATAGGAAAGTAATGCACCTAAAACAAAGGATAAATAAACGGAATTAACTAGTGTGATTCCGACCCCTCTGTCATTTTTTTCGCCAAATCGACGTGCTACGATGATTTGCACAGCCATGGATCCACCCATAAGGAAGGCAAAAATGGAAAAATAAACCATTCCACCAAACCCAACAGCGGCGAGAGGGACTTCTCCCAGTTTACCAACCATAGCAGTGTCTGCTACCATGATGGCTGTATAACTGATCATTCCAAAAAAAACTGGGATTGCTAATCCAAGAATTTTCTGATTCAATCGAGTTGGCTGCAAGATGCGTCTAATTTTGTGAAGCATAGTTTTGTCATTCTTATATGTATTGCGATCTACACAACCACCTTTATGGATGTTTACCCCCCGAAACCTTGTTTCGAATCGGCAAAAATAACCCCGAACCTCGATGGCACTTGTATTTGGATTCCTATGAAAAGGCTTATGGTCAAAAAATTAGACCTTCTACCTTTTTTGAAGATTATTCGGACATAAAAGATTTTTCCAAACTCTATCATTTTAGAGAAAAGGCTCCTTTTTTACATTTCCAAGCTAAGTTCAATTTGATCATCGCACTTGTTAAGTTTGATGACAAAGAAATTACAGAAGTAACTCATGATGTAGTTCTTTCCAATAGTTTGGAAGATATCAGTTATGCAGAATATCGTTTGATGTTTGGAAAAGAAGAACCCAAAGAAAGTTTTTATAGCAAACTCATGGCTTGTTTGGAAGGTCTTTCCAAAGGAGAAACTTCCGCTAAAAAAGAAGGCAAAACCATCCAAACAAAACTAGTTATGTCCTTACATAGAGATATCAATTATGAAAGGCATTATGATTGGATGAAAAATTGGATGGAAAAAGATTCAGTCATTCGCAATGGACTTGTGGGAATCGATTTTTGTCATATCGAAGAAGGTCATCCACCAAAGGAAAAAAAATCTTTTTTCCAATCCGTATTAAAAGATAACAAAGCAGAACCAAATACGGCTCTTTCCATTCTTTATCATGTAGGAGAAAGTTTCCGTGATAAAACACCTTCCTCTGCCGTACGTTGGGTTTTAGAATCAGCAGAAAACGGGGCACATAGACTGGGTCATGCATTGGCTCTTGGGATTGACTCTGATTATTTTTTGGGTGATGAAAGAACAGAACTAGTATCTGAGGCAAAAGACCAAATCGAATGTGAGTTGGAATCTTATGAAGAGATCACAAGTTTTGGTTCATATTATCCCAAAGAAGAATTGGAACTCAAACGAAAGGATTTAAAAACTAAACCCGATTCCGAACTTTTAAAAATTCAGTTTGATGGAACTCAGTCCCAATACCTCCATACCTTCCAAAACTATGTTATGTCAAAAATATCACAAACAGAGGCTGTTGTTGAATGTTGTCCATCTTCCAATTTATACATTGGAATGTTAGAATCACATATTGATCATCCCATCACAAGGTTTTTGCAAAACGATATCAAACTCACCATTGGATCTGATGATCCAGGTCTATTTGGAACCACTATGTCGGAAGAGTATGGGCACGCTCATACTGCCGGTGTTTCCGAAAAAGATTTGGAGTCCATTCGGGAAAAGTCATTTTCTTACAGATCCACCAAACTTTCTGGACGTGAATTGGATTGACCCTGATACAGATTGGGTAAACTGGAATGTATGCGGATTTTTTCCCAAATTTTTGTGCCAATGATTGTTTTCTCTTTGGCGGTGGGCCCACTC is a window of Leptospira kanakyensis DNA encoding:
- a CDS encoding PIN domain-containing protein; translation: MKGKIFIDTNIFIYFFSQKDFEKKEISSNIIKASFKSDRFSISYQVIQEFSNVMLTKGQPPMKGQDISSFIEKILDPICSFFPTIEFYKNALKLREKNKLSYYDSLIVLAALELNCDYLLSEDFNDGTKINKLKIINPFNKVNSKLLNSIL
- a CDS encoding MATE family efflux transporter, which produces MNQKILGLAIPVFFGMISYTAIMVADTAMVGKLGEVPLAAVGFGGMVYFSIFAFLMGGSMAVQIIVARRFGEKNDRGVGITLVNSVYLSFVLGALLSYFGFIYAPQLMGWIGDDPQVIEVAGVYLSYRFIGTVLFFVGFALRGFFDGIGIVQVGMISSMLAAGTNIFFNWLLIFGNWGFPAWGVKGAAIASSLSSIPSLLVVVFYFFRKDVIKFFQYKIFAPSFVTIKELCTVGFAPAVEGTLVNFAFSGFYKIAGMISTTTLASASVVLTCLSLSFMPGFSFGIAATTILGQSMGQGKIRLAYEGTMRSATFSAIVMGSMGLFFIIGGPWLIGLFTDVPAVAKVAYPALCIVALIQVGDAYHMVIGSALRSAGMMYYVMFVYLIVSFLIMLPLAYLLGIVLAWGNFGIWSAFFIWILLMAVLFVRKFRKKEWVNIRI
- a CDS encoding patatin-like phospholipase family protein — protein: MKRTEQERQAIQKFLKSVDLFKKLSPSVLLRLANNVQEKLVRSHEALYYKGESSESIYIVRYGEILLENVAGQSHVYVGSGQVLAENSLISSSNHSTSAIAVIDSLVYVLNGKLFLQLASQEKVFAQNIIQMMGSRMRENLNRSSHKDSFVGLRRLCVHVPLEPEYHFGEKVKSFIDEYGEVTKKLSSAIPISTFKGMDPTQISEYLTNLRNKTPLLHIYFDESTSRMDLHYLVVQSDFIVFWEDEPEKFYKEKEEIIHFWKSRIRNFEGRAIRMMESGVRKSYLPQDQSLKNFYQKDTLARYLVSKTRGLALGGGGARALAHVGLLKVLHREGIHFDFVSGASMGAVIAALYARKNSPEEIEEMIKNFFGGLESAFDPTLPVVAFFKGKRMKRMLKKAFGDQRIEELPLPFATSAVDLQTGKEHIFDQGPITEALTSAMSLPGAFPPYRLGEKLLVDGGMINNVPENLIRSKGADVVMGINVSPMQEIVPVKLFEDRNTTEKGFFRYIWDTLKYPPILQIMTRTITLEGREITRLKRPKLDLFVHFHLEEFQLFDFARYQEIIDKGEQEAEANLAEIKQLFS
- a CDS encoding adenosine deaminase, giving the protein MYCDLHNHLYGCLPPETLFRIGKNNPEPRWHLYLDSYEKAYGQKIRPSTFFEDYSDIKDFSKLYHFREKAPFLHFQAKFNLIIALVKFDDKEITEVTHDVVLSNSLEDISYAEYRLMFGKEEPKESFYSKLMACLEGLSKGETSAKKEGKTIQTKLVMSLHRDINYERHYDWMKNWMEKDSVIRNGLVGIDFCHIEEGHPPKEKKSFFQSVLKDNKAEPNTALSILYHVGESFRDKTPSSAVRWVLESAENGAHRLGHALALGIDSDYFLGDERTELVSEAKDQIECELESYEEITSFGSYYPKEELELKRKDLKTKPDSELLKIQFDGTQSQYLHTFQNYVMSKISQTEAVVECCPSSNLYIGMLESHIDHPITRFLQNDIKLTIGSDDPGLFGTTMSEEYGHAHTAGVSEKDLESIREKSFSYRSTKLSGRELD